The window GAGCAAATGAGCGACAATGAGACCGGGCAAGCACATACAGCGCACACCAACGAGTTGGTTCCCTTCATTTACGTGGGCCGAAACGCGCAGGCTCGCGACGGTCGCTTATCAGACGTAGCACCCACCATTTTACATTTAATGGGTATGGAGCAGCCGGAAGAAATGACCGGACAAACCTTAATGACGCTGAAAAAGTCATGATAAAAGCCTTTGCTTTAATGCTGTCAATCGCCTGGCTGATACTTAACGGCCAGGCGTTTGCGCAGTCTTACAGTGAAGAGGACAAAGCGGCCACTCAGGCTGAAATTGAAGCGTTAAACGCAGAATTAAATAAACATCTGCAAGCCATTGAGAGCCGTGACGAAGAGCTGTCTGATATTGAAAGTCAGCTGCGACGCTTAGAACTAAAAACCGCCGAAATCGCCGGTACTATTCAAAAAACCTCAACAGAGCTTCGCCGCATTAATACGGAAATTGACAAGGCGCAACAAGAGTTAGAGCGCTTACAGGCGGAGCAGAAACAGCAGCTTTCTTTGCTGGAAGAACAAATTACTTCAGCCTACATCAATGGTGATCACGATTTTCTTAAGATGCTGCTTAACCAGGGTTCTCCTGCGAAGCTTGAACGGTTGCTGACTTACTATCAGTACATGAATGATGCTCGTATTGAGGAAATCAAGCAAATAAAACAGACCCAAAACGATATAGAGCAGCTCAAAGCCCAGCTGACGAGCAAAAAGGCGGATGTCGTTGCACTTCGTGAACGGCAAGCTGAACAAAAGAAACAGTTAGAAAGCCAGCAGAGAGCTCAAGAAGACACTCTCGCAAAACTGCAAGCCGAGCAGCGTAGCGATAAAGCTAAAATTAAGCAGTTAGAGCAAAGCCGCGAGCAATTAGAGCAAGTATTAGCAGCCATTGAAGCCGCATTAGAGCGGCAGGCCGATGTTCGTCTGGTTGGCTTAAAACCCGTTAAATCACAATTAAAGTGGCCCAGTGACGGCAACGTTCGTCGTGTGTTTGGTCAACGCCGCGAAGGTCCGGTTGACTGGAAAGGGGTGCTTATAGAGGGCAGTAATGGACAAGAGGTTCGCTCTATTGCCGATGGCCGTATTGTTTATGCGGACTGGTTACGCGGTTTTGGGTTAGTTATTGTGGTTGACCACGGCGAAAATTACATGAGCCTGTACGGACATAATCAAGCCTTGCTTAGAACCGTTGGCGAAAAAGTGAAGAAAGACGAAGAAATAGCGCTTATGGGTCAATCGGGCTCTCGCGACAAAGCGTCTCTGTACTTTGAAATTCGTCACCAGGGTAAACCTCAGAATCCAAGTCACTGGATACGCTAATGAGATACCTCCAGGTGATAATAGCGTTGGCGTTTTTTGTCGCCAGTAGCACTCAGGCCGCAAAAATTGCCATAGTGATTGACGACATCGGTAATCATAAAAGTCATCTTGACGCTGCTCTGTTGCCCGGTAAGGTATCTTTCGCGGTTCTGCCCTATACACCTTATGCTCGCTCGTTCGCGTTACGGGCGCATCATCAGAAGAAGCAAATTTTGCTGCACATGCCGATGGAAGCCGTCGATAATATCTGGTCTGGTCCCGGCGAAATCACGTCGGTTATGAGTGCACAGCAAATAAAACTGCAACTTACTGATGCGCTGGAATCCATCCCCTACGTCGAAGGTATGAATAACCATATGGGGAGTAAACTCACGCAGTTGCCTATTCCTATGCACGCCGTCATGGAAACCCTGTCCTCTCGACAGTTATTCTTTCTGGATAGCCGCACGACAGAGTTTAGTGTGGCCGAAGAGACCGCTAGATCATTGGGCGTTAAATCCAGTCGTCGACACGTATTTTTAGATAACGAGACAGACGACGCTTACCTGACCCAGCAATTCACAACGCTCATAAAACACGCAAGGAAGCATGGTTCGGCTATCGGCATTGGACACCCTTACCCTGAAACGCTGGCATTTCTAAAAAAGCATTTACCGGAGCTGGAAGAGCGAGGTATTGAGTTGGTTTTTGCGTCTGAGCTCACCGCTGTGTCGAGTCGTTCGATGTCGCCTCTTCCAGTGACGTCAGCAAAATAAGCGCTTCATCGCGGGTGTCTTTGCAAATATCGTAGTCCGCCGTAAAAGCTTCACACACAGCAGGACGCTCTGGCTTACCAAATAGCCGGCACAAGTTATTTTCATCGAGTTGAACACAACGAACCCCGGCCGGTTTACCATTCGGCATGCCGGGGATAGGTGAGCTAATGGATGGAGCTACGCAGCAGGCGCCACAACCAACGCGGCACTGCATTTAGCTCATAGCAACGCGAAGCTTCTTCATGGCGTTCTGCTCAAGTTGGCGAACACGCTCAGCAGACACTTCATACTTCGCGGCAAGATCGTGTAATGTGGTTTTGTCTTCTGACAACCAGCGTGACTGCACGATGTCCTGACTGCGTTCGTCAAGCTCACTCATCGCTGTCAGCAGCTTCTGTTGGTTATGAGACTCGTAGTCTTCTGCCTCAATTTCAGCGGCTAAATCTGAGCGCTTATCTTCCAAATACATTGCCGGAGAATAAGTGCTTCCTTCCTTAGAGTCATCGTCATCTGAACTCAATTCAAAAGCTTGGTCATGGGCACTCATTCGTGACTCCATTTCCAATACTTCTTTCGTGCTCACACCAAGTTCTTCAGCGACCGTTTCCACTTCTTTCTGGCTGAACCAACCCAAACGCTTTTTCATTTTGCGCAGGTTGAAGAATAATTTGCGTTGCGCTTTGGTGGTCGCTACTTTCACGACGCGCCAGTTACGCAGAACGTATTCATGAATTTCTGCCTTAATCCAGTGAACGGCAAAAGAAACCAAACGGACACCAACAGACGGGTTGAAACGCTTAACGGCTTTCATCAAGCCAATGTTGCCTTCCTGAATCAAATCGGCTTGTGGCAAACCGTAGCCAGAATAACTACGGGCAACGTGCACAACGAAACGTAAATGAGACATGATAAGCTCACGCGCTGCATCTAAGTCGCCTTCTTCATAAAGTCGAGTTGCTAAGTCTTTCTCTTTTTCAGCGCTTAGCATAGGTATACGGTTGACTGACTGAATATAACCGTCCAGTCCTCCCCCTTGGGGAACCGATAATGCCATGGTGCTTAATTCAGTGCTCATTTAACAACCTCTAATAAAAAAACCGACAAAATACCGCTTAATCGTCAGTGTCTAAGACCCTATTTCGGCCTAAAAGTTCCGTTCAGATCATTGGCGATCAGACAAATCAGTATAACTAAGACTATGGCTTTCGCAACTCTAATTTATTCAGGTTCGATACTCTGTATGTGACGTCTTACAGCAAGGTAAGAGCCTGCCAGCCCAAGACCAATTGCGATAACCCAAATAGCGATTAATTCACTAAATGTCAGACCATCTAACTGAAACTGACTGTCGTATAAGTTTGTGACATTTAATACGGCACTTTCAATCCACCAGATCAATAAAATGGTCACTAGCCAGGCAAAAATTCCACCTATAAACCCGTACCAGGCACCGGTATACAAAAATGGGCGTTGAATGAAGGCATTCGTCGCCCCCACCAATTTCATAATGACAATTTCATCGCGTTTCGAGAGTATATTAAGGCGAATGGTATTACCGACAATCAACACCACCGACAAACACAACACTAACGCTAATGCACCTAAGGTGTCTTCAATTAAGTCCAGTATTGCCTGCAACCGGTTTAGCCATTCAATGTCCAGTTTGGCATGCGCGACTTCGCGCTTATTCTGGAACTCAAGCAACAGCGCTTCAGCCTGCTCTACCGTGCGATAATTGTCTGCAGGTATCACCACGAGAACATCGGGTAACGGGTTTGTCGTCAAATAATCAAGCGTTTCGCCAAAGCCGGACTGCTCTTTAAACTGCTCCAGCCCTTCGTCCTTGGGTACCCAGCGTACAGATTCGACTTTATCAGACAGGCTCGTCTGAGTTTTGAAGGTTTCAATTTCCGAGGTTTGTAGGTCTTTTTTCAAAAATAGCGTAACTTCAGACGCCTGCTGCCAACTGTCAGTAATGCTACTGGTATTTTTCACCAGTACGTATAACGACGACGGCAATGTTAAACTTAAGCCCAGCACGGCCATAGTCATTAACGACGCGAAAGGGTTACGCCACAGCTCACCGAGGCTGGCAATTGCTTGCTGAACATGATGCACCGGTACCATAATGGCGCGCCGCCACCAGGGTAAACGTCCGCGATTACTCGCTCCTTTTTCGACGCTGCGGTTGCGAAATAACAAACTCATAGCTCGTTATCCTCCAAACCGTCGTTGATCATGCGTCCGTCTTTCAACGTCAGCGTTCTGTAACGCAATCGCGCAATCAGGCCTAAGTCGTGCGTTGCTATAAGTACCGCAACCCCCACTTTATTGAATTCCTCAAACAAGCGGATAATTTCCATCGATAGCTTAGGGTCCAGGTTACCGGTAGGCTCATCGGCCAGCAGTAAGGGGGGTTTCGTGACAATGGCGCGGGCAATTCCCACTCGCTGTTGTTCACCGCCAGAGAGCATTTGCGGGTAATGCTTAACCTTGTCCCCCAAACCAACTTTATCCAAGGCCGCCTGTACTCGTTTGCGCGCTTCCTGGACGCTATAGCCTTCAATGATGAGCGGCAAAGCCACATTATCGAACACCGTCTTGTCCATGAGCAATCGGTGATCCTGAAAAATCATGCCTATGTCGCGGCGCACATAAGGCACTTGTGATGGCTTAATGTTTCTGAGGTCATGGCCGTTAATCAGCACGCGTCCCGCAGTCGGACGCTCCATCAAACTAATTAGCTTCAGCAAGGTACTTTTTCCCGCCCCGGAGTGGCCGGTTAAGAACGCCATTTCACCCGGTTTTACGTGGAAATCGACATGGCTTAACGCCTGATGACCTCCCCGATAGGTTTTACTGACTTGCTCAAAGCGGATCATATTAATTCGCCGTTGTGGTTTCTGATGCCTCTACATTACGGTCAAATAACGCCGCAATAAAGTCTTTCGCTACAAATGGGCGTAAATCTTCCAGACTTTCGCCAACACCAATGTAACGAATTGGAATGGCAAACTGGTCTGCAACCGCAAATATAACACCACCTTTGGCGGTACCGTCGAGTTTGGTCATAACAATGGCGGATACGCCCACTGCTTCAGTAAACAACTTAGCCTGGCTAATAGCATTTTGTCCCGTGCCAGCGTCCAGCGTCAGCATGACTTCATGCGGCGCTTCCGGATCGAGCTTTTTCATCACCCGAACTAACTTTTTCAACTCTTCCATTAAGTTCGCTTTGTTCTGCAAACGCCCTGCCGTATCAGCAATAAGGACGTCTGTGCCACGCGCTTTCGCGGCTTCTAAAGCGTCATATAAAACGGAAGCACTGTCAGCACCGGTATGCTGGGCAATCACCGGTATGTCATTACGCTCTCCCCAGACTTGCAATTGTTCTACCGCAGCAGCCCTGAACGTATCACCGGCTGCCAGCATGACTGACTTACCTTCGGCTTTGAATTGTTTTGCTAACTTACCAATGGTAGTGGTTTTACCCACGCCGTTGACACCTGTCATGAGAATAACGTATGGCGAGTCAGAGTTCGGAATCTCTAATGGCTTATCGACAGGCTTTAAAATGTCCGCGAGCTGTTCTTGCAACAATTCGTAAAGCGCTTCAGCGTCTTTCAGTTGCTTACGATCCGCTTGCTGTGTCAGGTTGTCGATAATTTTCGTGGTGGTTGCCACGCCTAAGTCAGCCATAAGCAACTGGGTTTCGAGCTCCTCAAACAGATCATCATCAATTTTCTTACCGCGGAATACGCCGATAAGACCCGAGCCAATAGAGCCGGATGTTTTACGCAACCCCTGCGTTAAGCGCGCCCAAAAACCTTTCTTCTGTCCTTTTTCCTGAATTTTTGTGTCGACGGGTTCGGCTTTCGGGGTCTCGACTTCTTTCAGCTCTTCTGTTGCCGATTCTTCTGGCACGGGTTGTTGCTGAGCACGAGACTCAGCTGTCACTTGTGCGCAATCTTCTGCAGCACTTGGCAGTTCTTCAGGCGCTTTTTCGGGAGCTTTTGCTGGTTCTTTCTCAGGCTCTACCTCTGTTTGCTGCGCTTCATCGGACGCTTCCGGCTCGGCTTGCTGCTCACCCTCAGGCTGATCCTCAACAACCGTTTCTTCTTCTGGCTTTTCGACTTCAGACTCTTTTTTATCACGCTTCTTTTTAAACAGCGAAAACATCGACATATAGGTTTCCTTGGAACTGACACGCAGGAATCGTTAAACTTATGGCTTTAGTTTACCATGCTGTTTATAAACTGACGACGGTCTGAATAAAGGAACTCATTGTGGCCAGAAAACGTGCGGGAAAGACCCGACCCATTCCAGCAACCGGCGACTACCGCATCATCGGTGGAAAGTGGCGCGGCAGGCGCTTGCCCATAGCCGACAGCCCCGGGTTGCGTCCTACAACGGACCGAGTGCGTGAAACTCTATTTAACTGGCTACAGTGGGACATTGTCGATGCCAACGTGCTGGATTTATTTGCCGGCAGCGGCAGTCTGGGCTTTGAAGCAAGCTCGCGTGGTGCAGCCCAAGTCACATTGGTTGAGTCTGAAAATAAAGTCAGCAAACAACTGAATGACAATGTATCACTGTTACAAGCTACCGGTATGGAAGTTGTTACCGCTAGTGCACTCAGCTGGTTAAAAACGCCAACTAGCAGCCGCTATGACATTGTGTTTATTGATCCCCCATTTCGTCAGGGGCTCGCTACGTCAGCTATAGCTTTGCTCGATGAGCATTCATGGTTGGTGCCGGACAACCAGGTGTATTTGGAAACTGAAAAAGAATACGAGCTTAAGCTTCCCCAAGGTTGGCAGCTTTTAAAAGAGAAGACACACGGCCAAGTGTGTTTTCGTTTACTGACAAAGGATATCAAATGAACGTTATTATTATTGCCGGCAAAATCGTGTTTGCACTTATCTGGCTGGGCCTATTTGCGATTTTAGGTGGTGCAACCGGTGAGTTGAGTAGTCAGTCGATAGGGCTTTTAAGTGTCTTGTTGGCGGTTTTGGTCATTATGCACCTGCTGCTTCTGGGCGTATTCGTTGCCACCATGAAGCAGCATTTACCGTGGAAAAAAGGCGACAGTTGGCAAATTCTCGCGTTTGGTATTTTCGCCTGGTTGTCTATTCTTCAGCGTCCAAAGCAAGACCAAGGTTAGACACGCCCTCATCACTGAGCATCATTTTTAGCTGTTTCACTAGCGCGCTATTTACTGTAGGCTGTTGCTCCAGAAAATTGAGCATGGCCTGCTGAATGGCGATTTCGTACTCCATCAGCTCGTGGTTATCGACGTGCTCTTTTAAGTTTTCAGTGCCCACGTCCTCAGCGTCGTTTAATTCAATAAATTTCGCCACACTCGCCTGCGATATTTTTGCAACATCTAATAAGTTAGCGGCGTTATCGTCCATCAATCCCTGAAGTAAGGTGCTTATTGCCGTGCAAGCATCCATAGCGGGGTACACGCCCAACATGTCATGTCCGTGCTCGCTCGGTGTTTGTTCGTCGACCTTTTCCTGCCAACGGGCAAAATTCACTTTGGTTTTCTTCGGGTTTACTACCCAGTCCCAACACGCATTGAGTGAACCGTGCAGCGGTTTACTGTCGCCAAAGCCAGTGAGGTGATGGAAAAAGTCGTAGTTAGGTACCATGCGCTCGCACAAGTAAAGTGCCAGAACAATTTGCTGTTCGCGAGGCAGCTCGCGAATACGTTGAAACGTATTAAGTTGACTCACGTTGAAACTCCGAAAGTGCGTTCGCTGAAGGGTTTAGGTTGCGAAGATTTGGCTGTCGTCGTTAAAGGTTTTGAATTCCAACGCATTACCGCAGTAATCGTAGAAGAACATCGTACCCTGCTCGCCGGGCTTGCCTTTAAAGCGAATATAAGGCTCGATAACGAACTCGATACCCGCCGCTTTAACTCGCTCTGCCAATGCTTCCCAGTCGTCGCGCAATAGTACCACGCCAAAGTGAGGAACGGGAACGGAGTGTCCATCAACGCCGCTGTGGTTTTTTAAGCCTGCAACGTCGGGTGCTACGTGAGTGACAAATTGGTGACCGAAGAAGTTCCAGTCTATCCAGTCGTCACTGCTGCGTCCCTGAGGAAGCCCAAGCACATCACCGTAAAACGCTCGGGCATTGTCCAACGAACTAACAGGAATGGCTAAATGAAAAGGTCGTACGTTGGTGGTGTCTGACATACTGCTAACTTGCCTTACCGGTTAGTGACTGAGTTTTGCTGCCGCAACTGTATCGGGAGACCGGCGCCACATTCTGACACCAATCGACAATACCAGTAGCGCCCAATTTAATGGTGGAATGAAACCGGCGGTCAGCACGGCTAGTAAATTCCACAAAGGCTTCTTCTGATGTTGGCCCACTAATACGTAAAACAACAATGCGGCTACGAGTCCCTGGAGTACCATTAGGCTCAATAGCATAAGTCTTTCCTTCTCGTTATGTGTGTAACGCTTTTTGCGTTTTTTTCTTTTTATTGCCGACATTTTTTCGGCTGAGATAACTCTACTGAATTATGACGAAAGTGTAAAATTTTGTATAAATTGTTGAATTAAAAAGCAAAAAACCGGCTCGATAGCCGGTTTTATTTATTAAACATTATACTTTTAATCGTTAACGGCGATTAAAATGCGTTTAGCGCCTTGTCTAAATCGGCTTTCAAATCATCCAGATCTTCAATACCCACCGATACACGTACGAAGTTATCCAGAATGCCTAACTTCTCACGGTTTTCTTTCGGTACCGAAGCATGCGTCATAATAGCCGGGTGCTCAATTAACGACTCGACACCGCCCAAGCTTTCCGCCAAGGCGAACACTTCTACCGACTCCAGGAATTTGCGCGCCGCTTCTAAATCGCCTTTCAGCAAAATAGAAATCATGCCGCCAAAGCCCTGCATTTGCTTTTTAGCCAGCTCGTGCTGAGGGTGGCTTTCAAGCCCCGGATAAATCACTTTTTCCACTTTCGGATGTTGTTCAAGCCACTTGGCCAGTTCCATTGCCGCTTCGTTGTGGTGACGCATACGCAATGCCAGCGTTTTCACGCCGCGCAACGCCAGGTAAGAGTCAAACGGACCGGCAATAGCACCTGCAGAGTTCTGTAAGAACAGCATGCGCTCAACCAGGTCGTCATTGTCGCCAACAACTGCGATACCGCCAACCATGTCTGAATGACCGTTTAAGTATTTGGTTGCCGAGTGCATCACCATATCTGCGCCCATTTCCAGCGGACGCTGGTTAAATGGCGTCGCGAAGGTGTTGTCCACCACCACAATAATGTCCGGGTTCTTTTTCTTCGCCAGTTTAACGATGGCTTCAATATCAACCAGCTTAAGCATCGGGTTGCTTGGCGTTTCCACCCAGATCATGCGGGTGTTGTCCTGAATACTGGCTTCCACAGCGCTTAAGTCAGCTAAGTCGACATAAGAGAACTTCAGGCCAGCAGAGCGACCACGCACTTTATCGAATAAACGAAAGCTGCCGCCGTATAAATCATCCATAGCAACGATGTGATCGCCGCTATCTAATAACTCCAGAATGGTCGAGGTTGCTGCCATACCTGACGCGAAAGCCAGACCCTGCTTACCACCTTCTAATGAGGCAACGGAACGCTCCCAAGCAAAACGCGTTGGGTTATGTGAGCGCGAATATTCAAAACCTTTGTGCTGACCCGGGCTTTCCTGTGCGTAGGTTGAGCTGGTGAAAATTGGCGGCATAACCGCGCCCGTTACCGGCTCAGGAGACTGCCCGCCGTGAATGGCGCGCGTCGCGAATTTCATTGTTTTTTCATTTGCCATGATTCAAGTTCCTTAATCTACAACAAGCATTACAGCAGGTTTTGAGAACGCATCCAGTCATCGTTGAACAGCTTGGACAGGTAACGGTTACCCGTATCGCAAGCTAGTGTTACAACGCGTTTTGGTTCGGTTTGTTGTTGGCAATAGCGCAGCGCTGCGGCAATTAAGTAGCCGCTTGAAGAGCCCACCATAACGCCTTCTTTTTCTAATAATTTACGCGCTGTTGTCAGACCTTCTTTGTCCGATATCGCAAATGCCGTGTTCGCCAATTTGATGTCGCAAATTTTTGGCACAAAGTCTTCACCGATACCTTCTGCCAGCCAGCTGCCCGCTTCCACTTCTTCGTTGCGGTTTACCAACGGTTCAAGAATAGAGCCTTCCGGGTCTGCAAGTACCAAATCAACGTCACTGTTCTGCTCACGCAAATAACGACCAATGCCCGTCAACGTACCACCCGAACCAACACCACAGACAAAAGCATCTAACTTGCCGTCCATTTGCTGCCAAATTTCAGGTCCGGTGGTTTTATAATGAGCATCAACGTTTGCCGGGTTCTCAAACTGGTTCACATAGTAGTAACCGTTTTCTTCCGCCATGCGCGCTGCCATGTCCTGATAATATTCAGGGTGACCTTTTTGCACGTCGGAACGAGTCTGTACAACTTCGGCACCCATCGCTCGTAAGTTATTTACTTTTTCCTGACTCATTTTATCCGGCATAACAATTTTCAGCGGATAACCTTTGCTTGACGCAACTAGCGCTAAGCCTAATCCAGTGTTACCTGCGGTTGCTTCAATAATGGTATCGCCCGGCTTTAACTTGCCTTGCTTTTCCGCTTGCTCAACCATTTCCACAGCAATACGGTCTTTAATAGAGCCGCCCGGATTCTGCAGCTCTAATTTCAAATACAGCTCGCAAGGGCCGGTGTCCATGTTGGTTACTTTCACCATTGGCGTATTGCCGACCATTTCCAGTACAGTATTAAAAACTTTCATATTGGGTCGCTTTGTTGTCGTGTGTTTGGTTCAATAATGGGGCATTATCCCT is drawn from Idiomarina piscisalsi and contains these coding sequences:
- the rpoH gene encoding RNA polymerase sigma factor RpoH, which gives rise to MSTELSTMALSVPQGGGLDGYIQSVNRIPMLSAEKEKDLATRLYEEGDLDAARELIMSHLRFVVHVARSYSGYGLPQADLIQEGNIGLMKAVKRFNPSVGVRLVSFAVHWIKAEIHEYVLRNWRVVKVATTKAQRKLFFNLRKMKKRLGWFSQKEVETVAEELGVSTKEVLEMESRMSAHDQAFELSSDDDDSKEGSTYSPAMYLEDKRSDLAAEIEAEDYESHNQQKLLTAMSELDERSQDIVQSRWLSEDKTTLHDLAAKYEVSAERVRQLEQNAMKKLRVAMS
- the ftsX gene encoding permease-like cell division protein FtsX, which encodes MSLLFRNRSVEKGASNRGRLPWWRRAIMVPVHHVQQAIASLGELWRNPFASLMTMAVLGLSLTLPSSLYVLVKNTSSITDSWQQASEVTLFLKKDLQTSEIETFKTQTSLSDKVESVRWVPKDEGLEQFKEQSGFGETLDYLTTNPLPDVLVVIPADNYRTVEQAEALLLEFQNKREVAHAKLDIEWLNRLQAILDLIEDTLGALALVLCLSVVLIVGNTIRLNILSKRDEIVIMKLVGATNAFIQRPFLYTGAWYGFIGGIFAWLVTILLIWWIESAVLNVTNLYDSQFQLDGLTFSELIAIWVIAIGLGLAGSYLAVRRHIQSIEPE
- the rsmD gene encoding 16S rRNA (guanine(966)-N(2))-methyltransferase RsmD, which translates into the protein MARKRAGKTRPIPATGDYRIIGGKWRGRRLPIADSPGLRPTTDRVRETLFNWLQWDIVDANVLDLFAGSGSLGFEASSRGAAQVTLVESENKVSKQLNDNVSLLQATGMEVVTASALSWLKTPTSSRYDIVFIDPPFRQGLATSAIALLDEHSWLVPDNQVYLETEKEYELKLPQGWQLLKEKTHGQVCFRLLTKDIK
- the ftsE gene encoding cell division ATP-binding protein FtsE; the protein is MIRFEQVSKTYRGGHQALSHVDFHVKPGEMAFLTGHSGAGKSTLLKLISLMERPTAGRVLINGHDLRNIKPSQVPYVRRDIGMIFQDHRLLMDKTVFDNVALPLIIEGYSVQEARKRVQAALDKVGLGDKVKHYPQMLSGGEQQRVGIARAIVTKPPLLLADEPTGNLDPKLSMEIIRLFEEFNKVGVAVLIATHDLGLIARLRYRTLTLKDGRMINDGLEDNEL
- a CDS encoding VOC family protein — encoded protein: MSDTTNVRPFHLAIPVSSLDNARAFYGDVLGLPQGRSSDDWIDWNFFGHQFVTHVAPDVAGLKNHSGVDGHSVPVPHFGVVLLRDDWEALAERVKAAGIEFVIEPYIRFKGKPGEQGTMFFYDYCGNALEFKTFNDDSQIFAT
- a CDS encoding YkgJ family cysteine cluster protein, translated to MQCRVGCGACCVAPSISSPIPGMPNGKPAGVRCVQLDENNLCRLFGKPERPAVCEAFTADYDICKDTRDEALILLTSLEEATSNDSTQR
- a CDS encoding divergent polysaccharide deacetylase family protein, translated to MRYLQVIIALAFFVASSTQAAKIAIVIDDIGNHKSHLDAALLPGKVSFAVLPYTPYARSFALRAHHQKKQILLHMPMEAVDNIWSGPGEITSVMSAQQIKLQLTDALESIPYVEGMNNHMGSKLTQLPIPMHAVMETLSSRQLFFLDSRTTEFSVAEETARSLGVKSSRRHVFLDNETDDAYLTQQFTTLIKHARKHGSAIGIGHPYPETLAFLKKHLPELEERGIELVFASELTAVSSRSMSPLPVTSAK
- a CDS encoding cystathionine gamma-synthase codes for the protein MANEKTMKFATRAIHGGQSPEPVTGAVMPPIFTSSTYAQESPGQHKGFEYSRSHNPTRFAWERSVASLEGGKQGLAFASGMAATSTILELLDSGDHIVAMDDLYGGSFRLFDKVRGRSAGLKFSYVDLADLSAVEASIQDNTRMIWVETPSNPMLKLVDIEAIVKLAKKKNPDIIVVVDNTFATPFNQRPLEMGADMVMHSATKYLNGHSDMVGGIAVVGDNDDLVERMLFLQNSAGAIAGPFDSYLALRGVKTLALRMRHHNEAAMELAKWLEQHPKVEKVIYPGLESHPQHELAKKQMQGFGGMISILLKGDLEAARKFLESVEVFALAESLGGVESLIEHPAIMTHASVPKENREKLGILDNFVRVSVGIEDLDDLKADLDKALNAF
- a CDS encoding YjaG family protein produces the protein MSQLNTFQRIRELPREQQIVLALYLCERMVPNYDFFHHLTGFGDSKPLHGSLNACWDWVVNPKKTKVNFARWQEKVDEQTPSEHGHDMLGVYPAMDACTAISTLLQGLMDDNAANLLDVAKISQASVAKFIELNDAEDVGTENLKEHVDNHELMEYEIAIQQAMLNFLEQQPTVNSALVKQLKMMLSDEGVSNLGLALDAEE
- a CDS encoding murein hydrolase activator EnvC family protein, which gives rise to MIKAFALMLSIAWLILNGQAFAQSYSEEDKAATQAEIEALNAELNKHLQAIESRDEELSDIESQLRRLELKTAEIAGTIQKTSTELRRINTEIDKAQQELERLQAEQKQQLSLLEEQITSAYINGDHDFLKMLLNQGSPAKLERLLTYYQYMNDARIEEIKQIKQTQNDIEQLKAQLTSKKADVVALRERQAEQKKQLESQQRAQEDTLAKLQAEQRSDKAKIKQLEQSREQLEQVLAAIEAALERQADVRLVGLKPVKSQLKWPSDGNVRRVFGQRREGPVDWKGVLIEGSNGQEVRSIADGRIVYADWLRGFGLVIVVDHGENYMSLYGHNQALLRTVGEKVKKDEEIALMGQSGSRDKASLYFEIRHQGKPQNPSHWIR
- the ftsY gene encoding signal recognition particle-docking protein FtsY yields the protein MSMFSLFKKKRDKKESEVEKPEEETVVEDQPEGEQQAEPEASDEAQQTEVEPEKEPAKAPEKAPEELPSAAEDCAQVTAESRAQQQPVPEESATEELKEVETPKAEPVDTKIQEKGQKKGFWARLTQGLRKTSGSIGSGLIGVFRGKKIDDDLFEELETQLLMADLGVATTTKIIDNLTQQADRKQLKDAEALYELLQEQLADILKPVDKPLEIPNSDSPYVILMTGVNGVGKTTTIGKLAKQFKAEGKSVMLAAGDTFRAAAVEQLQVWGERNDIPVIAQHTGADSASVLYDALEAAKARGTDVLIADTAGRLQNKANLMEELKKLVRVMKKLDPEAPHEVMLTLDAGTGQNAISQAKLFTEAVGVSAIVMTKLDGTAKGGVIFAVADQFAIPIRYIGVGESLEDLRPFVAKDFIAALFDRNVEASETTTAN
- a CDS encoding DUF1145 domain-containing protein, with protein sequence MNVIIIAGKIVFALIWLGLFAILGGATGELSSQSIGLLSVLLAVLVIMHLLLLGVFVATMKQHLPWKKGDSWQILAFGIFAWLSILQRPKQDQG
- a CDS encoding PLP-dependent cysteine synthase family protein, whose product is MKVFNTVLEMVGNTPMVKVTNMDTGPCELYLKLELQNPGGSIKDRIAVEMVEQAEKQGKLKPGDTIIEATAGNTGLGLALVASSKGYPLKIVMPDKMSQEKVNNLRAMGAEVVQTRSDVQKGHPEYYQDMAARMAEENGYYYVNQFENPANVDAHYKTTGPEIWQQMDGKLDAFVCGVGSGGTLTGIGRYLREQNSDVDLVLADPEGSILEPLVNRNEEVEAGSWLAEGIGEDFVPKICDIKLANTAFAISDKEGLTTARKLLEKEGVMVGSSSGYLIAAALRYCQQQTEPKRVVTLACDTGNRYLSKLFNDDWMRSQNLL